ATAGGGCGGTGCGCAAACTTCCGATGTGAAGGAATCCGGTGGGGGATGGGGCAAAGCGGGTTTTGATCATGGTGGTGAATTGGATTAATGTAACTTTGTCATGGTGAGGAGTCACGAAGTGGCGTCTCGAACCATGAATTTAAGAAAAAGTTTGGCGTTGAAGCCACCCTTCGAGAGCATCAGGGTGACAGTGGGAGGATATCAGAATTATATGAATTTTTAAATAAGGGAAAAATGCGGAGGGAGGACACTCGTTTCACTTGTGTCTGTTTGACAGACTCTTTTTTCTGGGTGTAGCTTGGTGGTGATTTTATTTTTTAAAATCTTGAATTATGGCTATGGATAGACCCAAGGGAGGACTTTTTGAAAAGGCTTTTAGGGTGGCACGAAACGTTGTGCCTTTTTTGGCGCTGACTGCCTGTGATCAGAAAGTTTGTGAAGGACCGTTGAGTTCGCTTTCGGTTGATAGATGTAATGCCGTTGTGGTGAGTAAAATAGAGGATTGTATGGGTGGTTTTTTTACGAGTGGGAATGGGAGTGGTACTGTTGATGGATGTTTACACGAGGTCCGAGAAGATCTTCAGGAACAAGCTGATGATCTTGAGCAAGACTGTATAGATGCAGGGAAAACAGGGGATGAAGCTGTCCAGTGCCGGGATGCTATTATGACATGTCTTTATGGGACGCCGGGGAAGTCACCGCGAGTGAAAGATTGTGTAAACCAAGTTATCCTACCGTCTGTGGATGGTACTTCTAGATGAAGGCTCCCTCTACGATAGGTGTTAGCTATTATTAAAATGCTGGATAGGAATACTTCGCGTGAGAAAAAATGCTAGTTTCCCTTCGCTGCGCTGAGAGAGAATGCGGTTGATAGGACACTTCGCTCGCCTGCTGCTCGCTTCGTGTCTGTTGCTCTTTTGTCCCTTTTTTTGTATATTAAATCGGAGTTTAGGTCTTTTCTTTTTATCTTTTTCGCATGCCGTTACGCAAATCGAGGCGCCCTATTGCTCGGCGTCGTTCCTCAAAATCCACGCTTCAGCTCAAGGTTGAAACTCATGTGATGCGTGAGATTTGGGCGGTCACGGATATGGCGCTGTGTATTTTGACGGTTTTGAGTATTCAAGGACGTTTGGGCGTGGTTGGCCATTTGTGGAATAGTTTTTTGACCCCGATTTTTGGATGGGGGCTGTATGCGGTGCCTGTGTTTTTGGGTGGGATTTCGCTCGCGCTTTTTTTTGCACGACAGATTCGATTCGACGCGACGCGTATTTTTGGATTGATTTTGCTTTCGATTTCCGTGCTGGGGACGTTGCATCTTGCGGTGCCTGAGGATCAGATTTATGAAGTGGCTCGCGCCGGGCAATACGGCGGGTATATCGGATTTGTTTCGAGTTTTATTTCGCGACAGATTTTAGGAGTGACCGGGTCGTATGTCGTATTTTTGGCGTTGTTTTTGATTTCGGTTTTATTGACGTTTTCGGTTTCAATTCGAGATGTTTTGAGTTTGGTTGAATTTAAAATTCCGGCCTGGTTTAGCCAAAAACCGGAGATTAAAAAACGGCCGATTGTGACCGGGGAAGAGCCGGAGGAGTTTGATGACGAGGACGAAGACGATGAAGAAATGGTAATTCACACGTTGCCCACGACTTCGGAGGAGGAGATGTTGAATGTGCGGCCTGTGGATCCGAATACCGAGGATGAAGATATGGATGTGGACGTGGATTTGAAGGAGGAAGAAGGAGAGAAAATTCCGGTGGAAAAAATTGCGCAAGCGTTGGATGAGGCTGAAGCCGGAGCTGAGAAAAAAGAAGAAAAACCGTGGGTTTTTCCGCCCTTGGATTTATTGAGTGAACGCGCACCGGACGTGGCTCATGATCCTGAAATTTTACGAGAAAAAGCCGAGGTGATTCGTAATAAATTGGCGCAGTTTGGGATTCAAGTTCGGATGAATGATGTGCATGTGGGGCCTACGGTGATTCAGTTCACGTTAAAGCCGCATGAAGGCGTGAAATTGTCGAAAATCACAGGATTGAAAAACGATTTGGCTTTGGCGTTGTCTGCGAATGCGATTCGTATTGAAGCTCCGATTCCGGGCAAGCCGCTCGTGGGCATCGAAGTGCCGAATGACACGCGTGCGATTGTGCGTCTCCGCGAATTACTGGAAGATGAAACGTACGCGAAATTGCAGGCTAAAACCAAGTCCAAATTGATCATTCCGTTTGGTCGGGATGTGTCCGGTACGCCGATTGTGGGGAATTTAAGCACTATGCCGCATATGCTCGTGGCCGGGTCCACGGGTTCCGGGAAATCCGTGTTCACGAATGCGATTTTACTTTCCTTTTTATACAACAATTCGCCGCGCGATTTACGGTTGATTTTGATTGATCCCAAGCAAGTGGAATTGTCCACTTACAATGGGATTCCTCATCTGTTAACGCCGGTGATCACCGAACCGGAACGGGCTGCGATTGCGCTCCGATGGGTGGTGGCGGAAATGACGCGACGTTACACGGTTTACGCGGATTCCGGGCATCGCAATATTGATGAATACAATGGCGATCCCAATACGCCGCAGCACATGCCTAAGATCGTGGTGGTGATTGATGAGTTGGCGGATTTGATGATGGTGGCGGGGAAGGAAGTCGAGGCTTCGATTTGTCGCATTGCGCAGCTCGCTCGTGCCGTTGGAATTCATTTGATTGTGGCCACACAACGTCCGTCCGTGGATGTCATTACCGGGCTTATTAAAGCCAATATCCCGTCTCGTGTGGCGTTTACGGTGGCCTCGTCCATCGATTCGCGAACTATTTTGGATGGAGGCGGGGCCGAGGATTTATTGGGAAATGGAGACATGTTGTTTTTATCCGGAACTACAGGAAAATTTATTCGCGTGCAGGGGGTGTATGTTTCGTCTCAAGAAATTCAAAAAGTGACCAATAATGTGAAGCTCACGCTGCAAGGTGATGAGCCGACTTATAATGAAGAAGTCACGGCGAAAAAAACGGCTTCGCTTCATGTGCAAGGAGTCCCGGCTTCTCAAATGGGAGATGATGACGATGATGAGCTTTACGACCAGGCTTTGGCGATTGTGAAACGTTCGCAAAAAGCGTCGGCCACCATGCTTCAACGGTATTTAAAAGTGGGTTATTCCCGTGCGGCGCGGCTCATTGATATGCTGGAACGAAATGGAGTTGTGAGCCCCGGCGATGGCGCTAAGCCAAGAACGGTTTTGGTGGGACGAGGAGACGTGGTGGCGGATATGGAAATGCAAGATGCCGGAGGAGAGTTTGATGAGGGGGAGTATTAACAGACACGAACGAAGGGAGTGTCCTATTCCCCGCATTTTGTATTATAAAGCCAAGCGGTCAGGAAGAATTTTTGTTCACATGGGAGTCGGACACTCGGATCATGATTCTCGTGTCCTCTTCCTTAAAAATATTCACAAAAATTTTCCTATCCCTCTTGCCTGAAAATTTCTGCCCTCATTATAAGCAATTTTATTGCCCACAGCATTTTTTATACTTTTTCCCACTGCCGCAGGGGCAAGGATCATTTCTGCCGGTTTGATTGGCGGTGCGAGCGCCTCCGCCGATGATTTTGTTGGGGCCTTTGTTGGGAATGCCTTGGGGTGTGTCGTCGGCACGAATCACGGTTACGGTATCGGTTTGAGAAATGGTTTTATTGGTGGGGGCTACGAATCCGGTTTTTAAATAGGAGGGTTTGGCTCCGGCCTTGAGTGTTTCGTCGTGAAGCGCGCTTTCGATTTGGCTTTGGTTGGTGCGAAGGGTTCCGGCAATGGGGGCGGCTCCGAGTTTTGCGGCTTGGTCTTCGGCGGCGCGGACTTTGATTTTAAACAATGTGTTCACGGTTTGGCGTTGAATGGTTTGGGTTAATTCGGTGAACATTTGAAACGCTTCTTGTTTGTATTCAATCAACGGATCGCGTTGGCCGTATCCGCGTAAAGCCACACGTTCGCGTAAGCGAGACATTTCATCGATGTGTTCCATCCATAGTGTGTCGATGACACGCAAGGTCACGGCGCGTTCGATTTGGCGCATGAGATCGGGAGAGGGGAGTGATTCTTCTTTTTCTTTGTAACGTTCAAGTAAAAACGTTTTGGCGAGGCCCACCAATTCATCGGATTTTTTGTGTTTTTTGAGTTCTTCTTCGTCGATTTCCCCTTCGATATCTCGGGTTAAGGTGTTCAAGGTTTCTGCGATTTCTTTGTAATCCCAGCCCCCGACCATATCCGGATTGGAATGGCGCATTACAATGACGTTGGCTTCTTCTTCAATGGTGTGTTCGGTTTCTTTTTGAAAGTCGTTTTGTTCGAGCAAGGCATGGCGTTTTCGATAAATGATTTCGCGATGTTTATTCATCACATCGTCGTATTCGACCAGGTGTTTGCGAATATCAAAGTTGCGGCCTTCGATTTTTTTCTGTGCGCCTTCAATGGATTTGGAAATGAATGAATTTTCAATCGGCATGTCGTCCGGAATCCCGAGGCGTTCCATAATGCCTCTCACGCGATCGGATCCGAACAAGCGCATGAGATCGTCTTCAAGGGAAATGAAGAATTGGCTGGCTCCGGGGTCTCCCTGACGACCGGAGCGACCGCGAAGCTGGTTGTCGATGCGGCGACTTTCGTGGCGTTCGGTGCCGAGGACAAAGAGCCCTCCCGCTGCAGTCACGTTTTCGCCGAGTTTGATGTCGGTTCCGCGTCCTGCCATGTTGGTGGCAATGGTGACCGCGCCGTATTGTCCGGCGTTCATGATGATTTCGGCTTCCCGTTCATGATGTTTGGCATTCAAAACATTGTGTTTGACGCCTTGCATGGTGAGCATGGAGGAGAGAAGTTCGGATTTTTCGATGGAAATCGTGCCGATGAGCACAGGCTGTCCTTTTTCGTGTAATTCTTTTACTTTTTTCGCAATCGCGATGTATTTGCCTTGGGCGTTTTTGTAAATCGTGTCGCGTTGGTCTTTGCGTGTTACGGGTTGGTGGGTGGGGATCACCATGGTTTCGAGTTTGTAAATGGTGGCGAATTCTTCGGCTTCGGTGAGCGCGGTTCCGGTCATGCCCGCGAGTTTTTCGTAAATGCGGAAATAGTTTTGGAACGTGATGGTGGCCAAGGTTTTGCTTTCGCGTTTGATTTCCACTTTTTCTTTGGCCTCAATGGCTTGGTGCAGCCCGGCGGAATAGCGGCGGCCTTCCATCATGCGCCCCGTGAATTCGTCGACAATGAGAATTTCTCCGTTTTTGACCACGTAATCGATGTCTTTTTTGTAAACGGTTTTGGCGCGCAAGGCTTGCTCGATGTGATGCACTTCCTGAAATCCGGCGTCGGTGTAAATATTTTCTACGCCCATGAGTTTTTCCATGTGCGCAATGCCGGCTTCGGTGAGGAGTGCGGTTTTGGCTTCTTCATCAATGTTGTAGTCGACTTTTTCCTCGAGTTGGCCCACGAGGTTGGAGTATTTCATGTATTTGTCCGTGGATTCTTCGGCCGGTGCGGAAATGATAAGCGGGGTGCGGGCTTCGTCGATCAAGATCGAGTCGACTTCATCCACGATGGCGTAATGGAGTGGGCGCTGAACGCGGTGTTCGGCGCGGCCGGCC
The Candidatus Gracilibacteria bacterium genome window above contains:
- the secA gene encoding preprotein translocase subunit SecA, which produces MLVRLINAILGDPNEKELNRLGPTVEHINKIEEEYQKTLKEEDIPKKTEEFKKRLADNETDLEGLVPEAFALVKFACRCACGKKWDVRGHDAVWDMVPYDVQLLGGLILHSGKIAEMKTGEGKTLVCVLPLYLNALTQKGVHLVTVNEYLARRDAEWMGGIFNLLGLSVGVIIHNQNREEKKAAYNADITYGTNNEFGFDYLRDNMAGRAEHRVQRPLHYAIVDEVDSILIDEARTPLIISAPAEESTDKYMKYSNLVGQLEEKVDYNIDEEAKTALLTEAGIAHMEKLMGVENIYTDAGFQEVHHIEQALRAKTVYKKDIDYVVKNGEILIVDEFTGRMMEGRRYSAGLHQAIEAKEKVEIKRESKTLATITFQNYFRIYEKLAGMTGTALTEAEEFATIYKLETMVIPTHQPVTRKDQRDTIYKNAQGKYIAIAKKVKELHEKGQPVLIGTISIEKSELLSSMLTMQGVKHNVLNAKHHEREAEIIMNAGQYGAVTIATNMAGRGTDIKLGENVTAAGGLFVLGTERHESRRIDNQLRGRSGRQGDPGASQFFISLEDDLMRLFGSDRVRGIMERLGIPDDMPIENSFISKSIEGAQKKIEGRNFDIRKHLVEYDDVMNKHREIIYRKRHALLEQNDFQKETEHTIEEEANVIVMRHSNPDMVGGWDYKEIAETLNTLTRDIEGEIDEEELKKHKKSDELVGLAKTFLLERYKEKEESLPSPDLMRQIERAVTLRVIDTLWMEHIDEMSRLRERVALRGYGQRDPLIEYKQEAFQMFTELTQTIQRQTVNTLFKIKVRAAEDQAAKLGAAPIAGTLRTNQSQIESALHDETLKAGAKPSYLKTGFVAPTNKTISQTDTVTVIRADDTPQGIPNKGPNKIIGGGARTANQTGRNDPCPCGSGKKYKKCCGQ
- a CDS encoding DNA translocase FtsK 4TM domain-containing protein; the protein is MPLRKSRRPIARRRSSKSTLQLKVETHVMREIWAVTDMALCILTVLSIQGRLGVVGHLWNSFLTPIFGWGLYAVPVFLGGISLALFFARQIRFDATRIFGLILLSISVLGTLHLAVPEDQIYEVARAGQYGGYIGFVSSFISRQILGVTGSYVVFLALFLISVLLTFSVSIRDVLSLVEFKIPAWFSQKPEIKKRPIVTGEEPEEFDDEDEDDEEMVIHTLPTTSEEEMLNVRPVDPNTEDEDMDVDVDLKEEEGEKIPVEKIAQALDEAEAGAEKKEEKPWVFPPLDLLSERAPDVAHDPEILREKAEVIRNKLAQFGIQVRMNDVHVGPTVIQFTLKPHEGVKLSKITGLKNDLALALSANAIRIEAPIPGKPLVGIEVPNDTRAIVRLRELLEDETYAKLQAKTKSKLIIPFGRDVSGTPIVGNLSTMPHMLVAGSTGSGKSVFTNAILLSFLYNNSPRDLRLILIDPKQVELSTYNGIPHLLTPVITEPERAAIALRWVVAEMTRRYTVYADSGHRNIDEYNGDPNTPQHMPKIVVVIDELADLMMVAGKEVEASICRIAQLARAVGIHLIVATQRPSVDVITGLIKANIPSRVAFTVASSIDSRTILDGGGAEDLLGNGDMLFLSGTTGKFIRVQGVYVSSQEIQKVTNNVKLTLQGDEPTYNEEVTAKKTASLHVQGVPASQMGDDDDDELYDQALAIVKRSQKASATMLQRYLKVGYSRAARLIDMLERNGVVSPGDGAKPRTVLVGRGDVVADMEMQDAGGEFDEGEY